The Polypterus senegalus isolate Bchr_013 chromosome 5, ASM1683550v1, whole genome shotgun sequence genome includes the window AGACAAAGCTCAGGCTGACAACCATTTCAGCGCCGTACCTCCAGCGGTTAAAGTATGGAAAAGAAGGATGAAGCCGATTACAAAAGAGCACACAGCTTCGCTCTTGTCCGGGGTTCAGACATGCCAGATGAAATGCGAGCAGAAACCATTGAAATGTGTGTCActgccctggaaaaatttgcctCAGACAATGAAAAAGCAGCCAAGATGATTAAGGAGACGATGGACAAGACATTTGGCTCCTTGTGGAATGTTGTTATTGGGGAGAGCTTTGGGTTGGACATCACCCATGACGTCAAGGGACTGTTGTACTTTTACTTCTGCACTGTGGCCATCTGCATATGGAAGTGCTCCTAGGTCTGAGAAATGGCCTCCTGAAGGGATACGTGATGAACCAACAACCTTAATTTGACCATAGCCTTCTCCATAAAAGCCAGTTTTGAATTTATTCTGTAACTGTAAAGTGCATTACATGAATGTATTTAATGTTTGTGTAGTGACTGTGATGTGGTTGTAGAGCCTTTGGATAACGTGACGTTATGGATAAGTTTAAccaatagaaaatgaaaatataaaattcatATACATGTGAATCTGAACTGGATAAGTGGCttcaaaatggatgaatatttaaACAGGATATTCAAGAGGTGCATGGGAAAGTTGATTTCAGTACTTTATTTGAACACAAGTCTTCTATTTGAGAACTGGAACGACCATTGGAGATTCTTTCTTCcaaatttgacaaaacatttctttaaatgtaacATGTGTTCATCTCATTGGATGTGGCAGCACCATTGGCTGCTGCTGTGTTTCTCGGGATGCTTTACTATCTTAATCTCCAGTAATGGGGAGTAATACCTAGCACACGttgttaattttctttcagtATCGTCTAACAATCTCTTAATTTCAAAATTCAGGGAAGCAAGGTAAGGCAGTTGTGGTTCGGTATGGCACATTTAAGACCCCCTACTAAATTAGATAAGGACCCTTGTTAAGTGTTGGACTGGGGATTTGAACACCTTGTGTCAATCTGGGTTAGTTAATTTTCTTTCTGTATCATCTAACCATCTTTTAATTTCAAGGGGAAAGCGAGGTAAGGCAGTTGTTGCTCAGCACATTTAAGACCCCCTACTAATTCAGATAAGGACCTTGTTAAGTGTTGGACTGGGGATTTGAACACCTTGTGTCAATCTGGTTTAGTTAACTTTCTTG containing:
- the LOC120530053 gene encoding dynein light chain 4, axonemal-like, yielding MEKKDEADYKRAHSFALVRGSDMPDEMRAETIEMCVTALEKFASDNEKAAKMIKETMDKTFGSLWNVVIGESFGLDITHDVKGLLYFYFCTVAICIWKCS